A genomic segment from Sphingopyxis sp. DBS4 encodes:
- a CDS encoding class I SAM-dependent methyltransferase: MAEDGGAGAKRHAPATVRNRDVIAAVLADWLPPAGLVLEVASGSGEHAVHFAAGFPGLQWQPSDPDPTALTSIAAWRAEAGLANIAPPLLLDAAAPLWPVNAADALLCVNMVHISPWAATRGLLAGAARVLPQGAPLILYGPYLESDVETAPSNLAFDRSLKERNPDWGLRDLGAVKAAAAEAGLAFAERRAMPANNLMLLFHRR, encoded by the coding sequence ATGGCGGAGGACGGCGGCGCGGGAGCGAAGCGCCACGCCCCCGCGACGGTGCGCAATCGCGACGTGATCGCCGCCGTGCTCGCCGACTGGCTGCCGCCCGCGGGCCTTGTGCTGGAGGTCGCGAGCGGATCGGGCGAACATGCCGTCCATTTCGCGGCTGGCTTTCCCGGCCTCCAGTGGCAGCCGAGCGATCCCGATCCGACGGCGCTGACCTCGATCGCGGCGTGGCGCGCCGAGGCCGGCCTTGCCAATATCGCGCCGCCGCTCCTGCTCGATGCCGCCGCGCCCCTATGGCCGGTGAACGCGGCCGATGCGCTGCTGTGCGTCAACATGGTGCATATCAGCCCGTGGGCCGCGACGCGGGGGCTTCTCGCCGGGGCTGCCCGCGTCTTGCCGCAAGGCGCGCCGCTGATCCTTTACGGTCCCTATCTCGAAAGCGACGTGGAAACCGCGCCCTCGAACCTGGCGTTCGACCGCTCGCTGAAGGAACGCAATCCCGATTGGGGGCTGCGCGATCTGGGCGCGGTCAAGGCGGCCGCCGCCGAGGCGGGTCTCGCCTTTGCCGAGCGCCGCGCGATGCCCGCGAACAATCTGATGCTGCTCTTTCACCGCCGCTGA